ttgATGTTTATGAATGAATTGCAAATCACGTGTTTAATACACGAACGCGTCCGCTCTCAATATTTTTATAGAGCAGCACAGCATTCCAGTGGTTAatacatccacctcacagttgaAAGGATCTGAGTTTGATCTGTGCTCAGGCTTTCCTGTGTttactccctcattccaaaaacacgtaaaataattttaaactaAGTTAGGTGTGAAaatgagtgtgaattgttgttggTCCATGTGTGCctcgtgattggctggtgaccagtagGGTGTACCCTACCTCTCGCCCATTGTCAGCGGATGGATTATCTACAGTTGTGTACTGTTTTTACAAAGAAAGCACATTCCACATTTTATGTTGAACTATTCATGTGACCTTAATTCTATtgtgaaatgatgaaaatagtCTTCATGATGGAGGTAATGAGTGTAGTTGTGTAACTACTTCTTGAGGACTGTTAGGTCGGTCAGACGATATGATCATTTGATATTCAAATTAGAGGTGGgcattttattacatttcattGATTATTAATTGTTATTGATTGATATATGAATTTCCAAGGGATGTTGGGTGGTTGCTCCAGCGCGGCAACATTCTTGACCAGGAAGTGTCAGATGCTCTGGTAGGGTGGAAGCAGCCACAGGTTGTCTCGCCACAACTCTCCCGACTTGGCGGGCATTGAACAAAGCAAACAGCGTCGGAACTGTCTGTTGACGTGGCGGTTGATTAtctggtccactttttttttttttgggacaccaGCCCCTTAACGTTTGGACACTTTGCGCGTTAGCATCTGCTTGGTAAGATTAATTTGTTAGTTAATCATGAACATAGCTGTTACTGCAATGAGCATATACGTTCCTATGTCACGCTTAGTCCCATTTCCCATTCTacagttttcaaatgtttcatcAAACCTGATTCCTGGCAGAATTGCACAGAAACACATAAcaccaaaagaaaaagtaaaacaagtGAGGTCGAACCTAGAATCACAAGTGCTGACAGTTCTAACtccaaagcaaaacaacacagctttatttgtgtcactttagcatttttttactttttttcaaagcTAAACTCCAAATTGTATTCCATGTTTCCATCGTGGTTTTAATTAAGAGATAATCCGGCTATAACAATGATCAGCCACATCCCCATCCCCTATTCTGGCAACATCAACAGATTGCTCGGCCTCTGGCCTGCTGTCTGCTTCTGGTGCTTCATCCGCTCTCTACCTCACTTTGCTGATGTACTGACTTTCTGTTCAGCAAAGGGAAGCCTGTTTATCACGCTGGAGAGTTCCGAAGAAAAGGGAGGCGAGGCATCCGCTGGCCTTCTCGACATGTGCCACAATTGAGTCGACAAAGCAATtgatccccccccaccacctacCCCTCCCCCTCGTTTCCATGTGGCTTCGATCACGCCGAGTGGGGCGTTTAGTCATCATTAAATGGGAAAAATTAGGGAAAGATGACATAGACTTTATATCCGTGTCCCTGTGTTAAATGTAACAGGTTCATGACAGTGGTAAAATACGAATAAAAACGTTttcgttttacaattttttgggTCTGTTATTGTGTTTCAAAACACTGGTGAAATAAGAGGGAGGTGACCGagggtgtgtttgtgcgtgtgtgtgtgtttgcatcggGTGGGAGGGAGATGGACCACCTCTACGTCTTTAAAACAAGATGTCCTATTTGGACCTCTCATACTTCATAAGCAGAGAGGAAATTATAATCACTATCCGAAGGTATATGTCACACTATTTTGTCATTAATTAATGAAACTTGAGCAGTATAGCCTGATTAAATTAAATCTCGCCTTgcaaataaaagaaatgacatcaTCTTCCTTAATATTTTAGCTCAAGTAATCATTATGGATTTATGGCCTAAAAATCAAGAGCTGCTGCCTCAGTACACCAGATTTGATACAGTTCATGGCAGAATGTATCCATATGAGTAAGTATTTGCAGACAGTAAGTAATATTGCCTGGTGTGGTGGTGTTTGTTTGCGTTGTTGCATTTTGTGAAACCAAATAAGTGCTCAGACTGCCCCGAAGAAGAGATTTGCTTGCATGATTTATTCATGGAATTGGACAGCTTTTAATTTGTGACTTGTTTTCTTTGCTAGACACAGGTCAACCATTTGACTTTTCGGAAGTACTGTACCTTATCAATGAAGATAACACTACGTtgtgtcaccttttttttaaatgtgtttacccACACAGCCATCATGGCAGACATCAGGCAACACATTATAACCCAGCTAACCATGAAGAGCAGTGGAATCATGCAAGAGAGTCCAGCTACTGGACGTTACCTAGATCAAAAACTAGAGGAACGCTACTGGATCACACCAACTGGACTGAGTCACGGGCGTGTACCTCTACTTCTGCTCAGCACTGTTTTTCGGGCGCTCTGCATTCTCAGCAGCACATGGGAGACTCTCGTGCCCCCCGAGAATGGACAACAGCTGGACAGGTGGTCGGAGTACACGAGAGAGACCACATGAGAGAGGGATGGCAAAGGAGGTGGGAGCCCGCGAATCTTGTACGTTACAGGGAGTCGTCTAAGAGGGACAGCAGTAGCTACAGAGAGCTGGAAGCCTGGGCTGCCCGTTACAGCCATTCCCTTCCAAGGAGGAGGCGGATAGAGGCAGAGCTGAGGGGGGCCTCTCATGGACTGCTGGAGAACAGAAGAACCGGGATTGAGTCTTGCATGGCACCATCTCAGCAAATCGGACAATGTGCAAACACGAGAGATGATCCGGGACAGTGGGAGAGAGCGGTCAAGCAACAAATTTATAGTCCACCGCAAGCCCCCGATGCGAGCCACGTGATGGACATGAAGGGAAGGATCCAAAAGAGAATGTTTGGTCGGCCCCCAGGTTACATTGCACCTCCTCCATACAACAGCCCACATAGAGGTTTACTAGTGGTGCCCCAACACTGGGAGCGGGTTGAGAAGACATATGAGAAACCAGACAGGAAACAGACAACATCCCCAGAGTTTGAAGGACACGCCTCCCAGGGATATCCGGCGGTCCACAATGTCAATATTCCACAGAGGGTTTTGACGTGTCCACAAATCTCAAAAGAAATTAAGACGACCGCTCTTATTCAGGAATCGTCATCCAAAGTGATCGAAGGGCGCAAATTCAGACTAAGCAAGAAGACAGGTGGGATGACTATCTTCTGTTTAGTGTCTCGCGTAGCAGGCCCGACTGAACACGCATCCTCGACACCTTGTGACCAAGCAAACACCCCAAACAAAGAGCCGGAAAAATGTTCACCCAGCAGTAGTGGAACTATGCCAACTTCTAAGGTGGCAGATGAAGTAGACTACAAGGCACTCGCACAGATGTCTGTCCTGACCTTTGAGGACAGAGATCTCAAATACAGAAAGATGACGCAGAGTTGCCAAAActctggcctgccacaggaaGAACTACCAAAGCCCGACAAGACAGAGGGGTTCCCATTCAACGAGAACATAAATGATACTGAGCATGCCGTTGAGAGACGAGCCACTCCGTCGGTATCACCTGCGTCTGCCAAATATCCCTTGTGGAGGGAGCCAAGTTTCACAAGAAGGACACTTTCTCAGAGTCCTCTTGGCATGGAAGTAAGAAGACTCGACATCAAGCAACGCCCCGAAACAGAGGACGGGCAAGATCTCCTTGTGATTGACACGACGTGCGTTGTCGTCAAAATGGAACTCATTAAATCGCCCAAGAAGGAACACGTTCACTTCTTGGGACCCAAAACGAAAACAGAGCAGAGTCCAGAACATTGTCCCACCCCCTCGAACCAATCATGCAGTCTTCTTAGCTCAGGGTTGCATTCAGATGAATTAAACATCCAAAGACCAAAAAATAGCCTAAACCCAGATCTTGCAGAGCCGACAACTCTTGAGTGTGAGAGTGAAAATACAGCGAGAGAATCTTTGGAGAAACGAGCTGAAAGAATCCTTGGTATCCATCTTCATGCAACGTCGTCTCCTGACATACCCGTGACAGATCCAGACAAGGGATCAGACTCACCTGAAGTGAACAAAGATGGAACGACCGCCAAGAAGGAACAGTCACAGAACCAGCAAGACGCAAGTAGGGAAAGGAGGTCTGTTGCTAAAGATACAGATCCTAGTGTTGATTGGGATAATTTAACAGGATCCCAGCAGCAGGTGTCCAATGTCTTGCAAGAAAACGGgactaacagccaatcagaaaccGACAATATGGATCAGGTCGACATGATGGAAGTTCCTCCAGGTGGGTCCACTCCAGAAGCAGCCACCCCTGAGCAGAGTGACATTAATCATGATGTCACTCAATCTCCCGGCCTTTTTAATCCTCTCTTACTTGCAGCCCCGAAAGACGCCCAAGAGTCCCACTCGAATCTTGAGCCGTCACCTTTAGCTATGCAGTCAATCCCTTGTTTCTCAGAGTCAAAGATTGAGGAAGCGCCAGATGCTGACTCAGCAATGACCGATCCAATAGTGGATTGCACACTTCAACCGGGAACAATATCGTTGCTGAATTTACCAACTCTCATTCCCTTCGCTAACCCTCCCACTCTGCTTTCTGATGTGAAAACTTCCACGGCAATGCCTGATATTGAGGTTTGTGAGGAAGCCGAAAAGGGACAATCATCACAGCACGGTGAGCTCAACAATGTCCCTCAGCAATCTCCCCCTGAGGGGACAAATGAATTAGTGCCGCATCATCAGGTAGGGTCTGCCACCGCCAATGAAGATGCCATTGACATTGCTCTGGAACTTCTAGACCAGAATCCTGGAATATTCCAAGAGAAGCCCGCAGAGTTCAACACTGAGCAACTCATTTGCATTCCGACTGAAGAAGAAAACGAGACCGATGGTCCAGATGAGCATTCAGAGAACGTGACCCCGAGTCAAAGTAAAGAGGAGGGTAAATCTTTTGACTTCCAAGCAATAGAGGATGTCAAGGTGAAAGAGACTAACACGAAGGCGGCTGAGGACAACAGGGATTTGACGGGTCTCGAGGAACAGACACCTGAGTGTCAGTGTGGCATTTTACAAAGTATAAAATCATCTCCTCCCTTACCTTCAACCACAAACCATGAGGCTCAACCCCAAAGGGCCCCTCCACCTCAAGAGTCAAGTGAAGAGTTTGCCCTTCATTCAGGAACTGAATCAGCCTGCCCTTCACCTCAAAACCACGATTCTGCTGTTGGACTTCCTGAAACGCTCTCTGATCTTCTGCTGGACTGCACCCCTTCTCCTGACAATTCTGCGCCGCTTTCACCTGCTACTCCTCCactacctcctcctcctcctgaggAAAGTGGAAGTGACGCTCAAGATATGCCCGAAGGAGCCGAGTTTCAGTATCCTAACTCCCTGTGGGATGCAGTGAATCGCATCAGGAAACATACAGCGCCCGACTCCGAGAACGAAGAAGAGGAAATGTTGGAGTTTTGGGATCCTGAGAGTGTAGGTGTTGATTTCGAACAGGGAGTCTTTGAGGAGCTGAGGGTGCTCGAGGGCAACGAGGTTGCACAAATGCTCCCGCGGCCATGGCGCGAGGACGACACGCTGTCTTGTAGTAGCGCCAGCAGCCATGACTCTGGGGACACGGTCATTATAGCAGATGAGGACGAGGTGGATGAAACagaggaggagggtgggaggTGTCGCCTGGTTGAAAAGGAACAAAATATTGCAGGTGGACAAGAGCGAGAAGGCGATGGAGATGAGAGAAAATGTGACCAGAGTCAGGAGTACCAAACCGCGGTTGAGGATGGGACAACAAAAGACGAGGAAACTGTAGTGTAATTACCGCAAGATGAGAATGTACACAGACTTAACTGTGATATCAAACGAAATACCTGACAATTAGCAATAATTAGCCACAAATGTTGTTGTATTAAACCTCAACCCACTGACTAAAACGGGAATTAATCTCCATTATTGTTTTACCTATATGAGGTTGACAGAGATGGCTTGTAGCTCGTTACATCCCAAGTATAGTACAGTATAAAATGTTTTGCGTGTATAATTGTAACATGGTTTgctagcaaaaagaaaaaatgttaaaaactatAAATCCAATGTTTGGTGACATCTTACTGTAATTGGATACCTGAGACCAAAACTACAATAATAAATGTGTTGACACTGTCAATAAATATGTGAATTATTAATTTGGGACTGgcagatttattcatttttattctgctCTTTTACTGGGTCTGTGTATGTTAttcataattttacagtttttacATTTGATTGCAGAAATTTATCCTGGTCATCAAAACAGAATGgtaataaaatatcaaaatcacacactttGTCTAATTGGAGTAAAATTTAGGGGCGTGGGGGGTTCTGCAActaactgttaaaaaaaaactgttctcgagtcttaaaatatataaacaaaagGAGTGGATTAATACAAATATCTATGGAGAACAAATGCAACACATATGCAGAAATCTGACAAAGTTTATATAAAAACGGGGTTGTTCATACAGGTGAAAATAGAAAACTGAcagcaaaatatgaaatgtgaaacatgaATTCAACagtgaggcttatttttttctctgtctttcGAGGAGGGACAAACTGGGCGTACAGTACCTAGTTGCTTAATTTACATCAGGAAGAAAAGTCCCATAATTTAGATCGGAGAGCCTGGGAAGGAATTTATCTACATCTCAAAGGATTATAATATTTTATGTTCTATTTCTAACATAAAAGTTCTAAAGCAAGCAGTGTACTTCATGAAAAATCCTGCAACTAAGTTTGAACAGTTTCACAGTAAAAATAATGTGCTAATCTAATTCAAGAGAGAGATTGACCGTGAGGTAGAGATATAAGGGATGATGagttgatacaaaaaaaaatggacgcaaACCCCCTATTCTCCATGATTGATGCAACTTCTTCTGAGGATATGGAATTTTCATACATGACTACATCTTTCACCTTCGTCGCCACAGCCATGGCGTGACCCAGCCATTATCAGCTGAGGGGAGACGGTCGCCATGGCGTGAGGATGTCAAAGTTCATCATGTGGGATTTTCAGAGCGTGGTCACAAAGGTCTGACAGGGGCAGACAATTTGAATGCAGTGAGAAAATACAATGATGACATCAATCACACAGTGGAAACTCATTTGCCACTCAGTGAAATAGCAGCTTTAAGAAATACTGGAAACAGAAACAAGGGTATTCATAACACATTATCATGTATATGAAATATAACTTATAAATATGTTActtcttgaggaaaaaaagacataaataaataatttgacaGCTATTAATattaacacataaaaaaaaggatcaaaacCAATCTAGGATTCAGTCGGCATGACAGTCTGAGGTTTTGTGTCATGTTATTTGtcaaattctgaaatgtacAACCTTATATACATTTGGACTCGAGATTCCACAGTaagcttttttttagtttccgtACCAAATTGTACTACTGAAAAAAGAATGAGTCGGAATAAAAGGTGACACCAGAAGTCACAAAACCAAGAATGCAagccaaataaacaaacaaataaataaatggctcTCATTTGTGTCTGAAAAAACTCAATCTGCACTTGTACCTGTTCGCTTactgcagagtttgtctttgacatTTTCTGTCTCATGAGAGAAGAACTCGATGAGTTCATCTTCGTGCTGCTCAGCAATGGCTTCACACTGTCACAAGAGATCAAGGTAAATGATTTCACATGGCAAAATTCATCATATAATAATTTGCATGATGAACGTTTTCATGAATGAAGgaactaaaatggaaaaaaatttaatcacaataaaaaaatttaaaaaaaacttttgagcaTGGCACTCACTGCAAATTTTAAACTGGCGGTGACTCTTGAGTCTAGTGTTGCCTCTGACAGGTCCATGGCTTCACCGTTGCGAGATTTGACCCGAACGTATGACTTCCTGTTGCTGGCTGCGTCTGTGTGCTCGCCATAGTCCTCCatcctctcacacacactttccATCAACTCCAGGAGGTTTCCCTCAGAGCGCGCCAGAGGAACCTGGTGCCATATGTGCATTACAACCATTGCAGTTGCCGTGATCATTCACCATCATGAGAAGAACACACTGACTGACCTCCCTGATGGACTGACTGCCATCTGGGTTGATTCGAAAGGAGCCTGTCTGGATCATTTTCTTGGGGTCAACTTGGGAGATGGCCCACTCCATCTCGTCCACCAGAGCCCTGCAAGCTGAGGGGGGTACATGCACCATTTATTATTTGGCGTTTGCACATTCAATGGCGCATTCATAAAGGGTGCAAGGCGCAGGCAGACACCAACCTCCACATCGGATGTCTTGTCCTTGTCTGGCTGTCTGGCAGGAGCTcagcaggaggaagaagagcacACAGGGTGAAAGCAGGAGAGCCACTTCCCTCATGTCGCGTCTATTTAAATTAATACAATAATGACGACAGGCGGAGATGCCGTTACGTCAAGCAGAAAAACTCACGATGCTGAAGAAGTTAGCCGGCTTCCTTTTAGCAAGAGCTAGCATACTGCGAGTACATGCACCAAATTAGGCGAACGTTACTGAAATAGAAATTTTAAGTGGTGTGGGCGCACAGTTTTGGTGAAACTCACCAGATGCTGGCGGTGATATGAGAGATTTGTACGCTCATCTTGTTCGGCGAAATGTGGTGACGTAGCACCTTGCAGCGCGTTAATATGGGAGACAGCGACCCCTGCGGCCAGGAGACGCCGACGAGGCAAAAGGCTCCAACACATGCATTAACATGACACAGTGAAGACAGTAGACGTTTGAATTGACAAAATGCACATTCTTTCATGTTtattaaattacaaaaatatataacacaAGGAAGACATTTACAAATGtaaccatgattttttttaaaaacgcgaACCACACCAGTGTCAATACTGGGTCGTAAAATTATATCATTCAAAAACGGTCAGTTTCCTGTCTCTATCGCTGATTTATCATGTTGCCATGaaatgatacacacacacacactcatataaCTCATATATATTTATGGTCGTATATATTGTATGTATCATTTCGTTTATCCTGGTCACAGTGGTATTTGTTGAATTAGTTGTTCAACACTTAAAgattattttccttttctctcccatgaacataaaaacaattaTGCACCCAACATGTGGGACAGaccataaatatataaatatatttcccAAGTCAAAATTTAAAGGGGGGGAAAAGGGAtgcattttcaaaagaaaaaaacgaaataaCATTTGGTCCGGTAATAAAACCTGCAtaaacgttgttgttgtttttctgcacTGATGATGTTAGATGTGAGGCACACGTGTGGAGGCACTTTTGGATTTAGTCAAATAAATACACCCTTTAAACAAGGCTGCATTCTGGCTTGTATTTCCATCATTTCATTTAATGTTCTGCTGAACTCAGGATATGAGTTTATTAAAATTGATGACATATTGAATCACAACATGATAGCCGACTGACCAGCATGCTGTATTGCAAAGCTGACACTTCAGTACCCCAGCATACTGAACAGAAAAATGGCCACATTTTGCACCATAACAGCTCAGCGAATTTTACCACCCACATTGCAAAACTACCGGTAGACTTGATTTGTCATATTCAGCAGACCCCGAACATACGTTAGTTTTTCTCCCCGCACTTCGCATAAATAACTGGACAAAGAATAAATTACCAAATATATTAATGAATTCCCAAGTAACAGTGGTCACATCAGATGACCAAATTCAATCATATTAAATATTCAGCATGCTCCTAGCATAAATTCAACAAGCATCCAACAGATGCATTATTTacgctacatttaaaaaaatatgtactgtactATAAAATGTCACATACACTTTTCAAATATGCATGTAGAAATATGAGATGTCATCTAATTATAATTTGTACTGCATATCATGTGCACATACTGTAGCTCTGATGAattccccccacccacacacacatacacaataaaaaaaaatagcaaagttCTCAATATTGACTTGGGAATGGCAGGGCAAACACGAACGTTTTTTAATGGGATTTTTGCCATTAAGGTTCTTCACTATTCATTCTTAAACCTCTTCTTAGGAACGAAATAATAAGCTCACAATTATTTATATGAAAACTTTAAGTCAATGTTTGGTGAATGGATACTGCTCAGCTGGAAAAGATAGAAAACGACAAGAGTTTTGAGATATTTTAACACATTATtcagcatttccattcattattGGCATTTTTTCATACTTTTATTCCTTTCCCTGACATTTTTAAGGAAATCTTTGACAGCACACTAAAATATACTATGTTCTACAACCTTGAGCATTGTAATCAACGATTTATTTTGATCGTATTATTTATATCCTGGATGTATTGCGAAACAGTGCAACTCATTTGAGAAGCTTttctcaaaatgtaaaaaaatatataggtaTATCAAAAGACACCATATTAATCCAGTATAAACTTTTGCCACTGTCTCATTTCAAGAACAGTAACAATTTTGTAGTGAATTGCAGatgtacaagtgtgtgtgtatatattatatacagtatatgtaattttttaatattttttttactgtctatGTATATTTTCAGGAAAGACTGGATTCGCAGCAGCGTTTTCGGTACCCCCTTTCTGCTGcatattattcattttattcacatcattttaaggaagcaaattttaaaaagtgcaacATAGGCCCTTTGTAATCAGAAGCTTAGCTACGTTTGCAGAGGCATTtgattcaaacaacaacaagaatggCAACGGACATTTTAAGGGCACTTTAAAGCGGAAGGCACTGAACAGGTGAAGATGCAGAAAATACTGGCCATGCTGCTGTCATCCCATCAGTGTTCTGAATCTCCATCACGGTGCGTCTTTCATCCGCGACCGGTTCTCCTATCTCTCCACCACAGTGTCCACATCCATGTCATTCAGTAAATAAATATCCGTGTGCCGCGCAAACCCCATCTGCAGGCGAGAGGAAGTGGAGACGGACAATTCATCAGTAGGATGCACTTGGGAGACTTGACCGAAAATGTTAAAAAGAGATCCTTACTGATTGTTCTTTGTTAATCTAAGTTTGTATTCTAAAAGGTCAAGCAAACAAAGAGAGCGACATGGAGGAAAATAACACGTTGCCACATTGTACTTATTTGGGCACTTTGGTGCAAAATCAAAAAGTGAtgaatttttgaaaaagaaacatgagGGGGGAGGACAATCACATGACAGTTTGTTGATTTGAATTAGTGATGACTTGAAGGTGCTCACCTTTCCTCATTTAACCCCCGGAAAGTCCTGCAAAAGAGTAACTCGCACCACTGGACATACATTCGCTACTGTCAATTATAGAATGGTTCTACACTGCCTCACATCCGGAGAGTATCGTAGTAGGCTATTGGGGTGCTATTACCATTAATCAGATTCTATTTCAAGGCTCGAATTCTTTAGATTCAGACATAAGACACCATATATGGTAGGCAGTCTTtgccatttattttaaacacttGGTAGGTCTCGGTCAGAAGCATAGGATACACATAAGACAATAAATGTATACAATATtgcattgatgttttttttctctgcaacaTAGCAAATGTGTATGGACAGAAAAGGAGGGAACATATtaagtttattttaaaaaatctgtcatAAGTGGATGTGAGGATTGACAGAACATCAATATGTATTTGTTAGGTAaaaaagtgtgcatgtgtgtcgtTCTTAACAGAGTGCTTTAGTtgttaaaaaaagacttaatgTTGGCCGATAACATAattatttaagatatcctttatttgtcccacactggggaaatttacaatgtgaATTTTATGATGATGAATTTTGACCAAAGCTTCAAAACATTCGTCAATTTCCACGCAAAAACACTTTGAACGACGCCACTAAAACCCGTTCTGTGAATATCACTGCCATACAAGTG
The DNA window shown above is from Hippocampus zosterae strain Florida chromosome 9, ASM2543408v3, whole genome shotgun sequence and carries:
- the cnpy2 gene encoding protein canopy homolog 2, encoding MREVALLLSPCVLFFLLLSSCQTARQGQDIRCGACRALVDEMEWAISQVDPKKMIQTGSFRINPDGSQSIREVPLARSEGNLLELMESVCERMEDYGEHTDAASNRKSYVRVKSRNGEAMDLSEATLDSRVTASLKFACEAIAEQHEDELIEFFSHETENVKDKLCSKRTDLCDHALKIPHDEL